The Clostridium beijerinckii genomic sequence AGCGTAAATACTACCAAAAATCATTTAGTAATATTTGCACTTAGATAATACTAAAGTACATTAAATTATTGTTTATTAATATCCATTACCACTCATTTGCTTTAGACAAACTTATAATGCCACTTATACAATCTTTTAAAGAGAATATATTTTCTCTACCTTCACATAATAAATCTGAGATAAGATTAATGAAAGGGGTTCTTAAATTGAAGAAATTTATTTCAATATTTTCTATTTTTTTATTTCTATCATTTAGCATTACTACTGCTACAGTAGCTGATATAAATCAACCACGAACTTTTAAAGAAGGATTTTATAACATACGAGATTTAGGCCTTATGGAAAATGTTTCTTACAGTGTACAGAATTTATCTGAATATAGAGGATTTATGGTTGTATTTGATTCTGAACAGAAAATACAACAAGCTATTTCCTTAGATCCACGCTCTCAAAAGTTTCCACTTAAACCCATTCGAAATAGTGATAGAATTGTAATATTGGGTCAAGGCGCGTTAACTTTTTCTTAAATAAAATTACATTTCTCAATTATCGTTTATAATTAAGAGTATATTTTCTTTAAATACTGTACATAATTAAAATGCAATTTCATAGAACAAAAAAGAGATAGCTTTATTATTATCTACCTAGTTTAAATGCTATCTCTATTTCTTTTTATTTTTTAGTTCCAAATTATTATCTTAAATATACTCAAAGTTCAATAATCATATCATTCATCTCATCAGATTGTGTTATTATCCTGCTTAAATAGTTATCAATTCTAACTTTATCAGAAGCTATCATTCCTAATTGAACTAATCCTCTAATTACTGATAATGATTTTTTAAAATCATGAACGGCTGTTGTAATTAATTCACTTATTGATTTTAAATTAACTTAAAATATTATGGGAATATATATTTAATAGAAATAAAATTCTATTGACATTAATTTATTAAAATGTTAATCTGGTTTTGTTCAATTTAATTATGTTATATATTATTTTAATCAATTTTAATATGGAGGTTCGTTATGAGTTTAATTGGTCTAACTAAAGGTACAGATTTAGAAGAAAAAATTAATGAAATGTGGAAAGCAGAAGCAATAGGTGCTGCAACTTATCAAGCTTTTGCAATAGTCGCTCAGGAAAAAGGTCTACCTGAATTAGCAGATGAACTAAAAAAGATTTCTGCTGATGAGGCTCGTCATGGCGGATTATATGCATCACTAAATGGCCATACAAATGAAAATTTACGTGATGCTTTGAGTTCAATGTCTATTGGGGAAATCTCTGCAGGAGAAAAAATAAAAGAATTATCTAATATTCTTGATAAATTAGGTCTTAAAGAAGCAGCTCAAGCTGTACATACTGCTGGCGAAGATGAGTGTAGACATGGTGAGATTTTAAAAGAGTTGATTGAAAAATATTTATAGTGGATGAACTAATATAAATCTAACCTATAATTAATTTATCTATAATAAGCTCTATAAAAATATAAGTTTAATTCAAAATGCAAAAAATATAATAACACTAAACTTGAGATTTTGATTTGAAGCTTAAGTTTAGTGTTATTGCACACAATTATTTTTTAATTTTTATAACTCATCTCTAACAAGTCTTTTTGATCTCATCCTTCTATCAATTCCTTTTTTCTGAAATTCATATGAATTAGGCTTTTCCTTAATGACTATCTAAAATTCTTAAAAATTATTTCAAAAATCTTATTCTTATTATTCATATCTACAATTATAGTCTTATATAGTTTTCGCACTGAAAATTTAAAGTTTCAAGTTAATGCTTATTATTTTTATTAAGTCACTTTAATCTTTCTAAAGTTTAACTACAAGCATGATTATAAATTTTATTCCATATGCACAGGTTCGAATAAATTTTATAAATAAAGAAAGCCTATGAGTATATAGTTAAATTAAAACATATGGAGGATTAAAATGAATTTATTAAAAAAATCGAAATTGATTATTATAGTTATTCTATTATTATCAAATATAATTCCATATAATACATATGCTTTACAAAACACTACCGCTCAACCTCAACTCAAAGTAGCTGTATTTATAAATAATTTCGAAGATTTATTTCTTTATGAAGTAAAGAAAAATTTAGAAGATATTCAAATTGAAAATGCAGGTAAAGTTGAATTTACCTTTTTTGATGCAAAAGAAAATCAAAGTATTCAAAATGAGAGCATTGAAAATGCACTTAATGAGGATTTTAACCTTTTTGTAATACGTCCTGTTAGTAAAAGCCTAAACGATATTGAAGGTACTTTTAATAAAATACAACAAAAGAATATTCCATTAATTATCTTATACGAAAAAACTCCACCGATAGTAAACTTACTTAGACCTTACCGCAATAGATCTATAATCCTTAATACAGATCTTGCTCAATCTGGTATTCTTGAAGGTAAAATTCTAGCCAATGCTTGGAATGCAAATAAAGATGCTCTAGATAAAAATAAAGATAATATAATGCAATATATTCTCATAAAAGGTCCATCTGATAGCAATATAACAGCTCTAAGAAACAAATATTCAATTCAGGCAATAAATGAATCTGGAATAAAAACTCAGGAAATTTCATCAGTCACCTGTGATTTTCTAGAGGAATGCGCAAGAACTTCTGTAGCGTCGCTGTTTTTAAATTACAGTAATAAAATTGAAGCCATAATAGCTAATAGTGATTCCATGGCAATAGGTGCTGTTAAGGGACTTCAAAAATATGGATACAATAAAGGAGATTCCTCTAAGTATATTCCAGTTGTTGGAGTTGATGCCTTACCAGAGGCACAAGAACTAATTGCAAAAGGATTTATGACAGGTACTGTTAAGCAAGATCCACGCGAACATGCAAATGCAATTTATTCTATAGGAATGAATTTAGTTTCTGGTGCTCCTCCTCTCAGCGGTACTAATTATAAATTTGATGAAACTGGAGTCGCAATTGAGCTGCCTTATTCTGAATATGTTAAATAATAATAAGTTCCTTAATTGTAAATTTATACATCTTTATCATTTATGCATATACTTGTTCTAAAATAATATTTTTATAAGTCCCTTATCTTTAGGGGCTTATTTTTCATAAAATTTTACTAGTACACACTAGCTTGTAACTCGTTAATAAACTTATCTAAAAAGATATTTACTTTATTTTTATTGCACTTTTTATTTTATAATCTTAGAATAAATTTTATATTTATACCAAACCTAATGATGAGTATTATGATTTAAAACAGTTACATGAGTTGGAGGATTATTTGATGAAGACATTTCAAAAAATAATAGTATTCATTCAAATTGTGTTAATTATATTCATACTAATAAATATATCTCAAGTTAATACATTTGCTAGTTCAAGTTTAAATGTTAGCAATAGTAAAGTAGCTAATGTTGCAGTATTACTATATAGTTTTGATGATCCCTATATGTTAGAAATTAAAAAGAGTTTGGAGAATATTGAAAATCAAAATAAAGATAAAGTCCACTTTACTTTTTATGATGGAAAAAATAATATGGCTGTACAAAACGAAACAATAGATTCTCTTCGCAAGAGTAGTATTGATTTATTTATATTGAAACTAGCTGATACAAAAGAAGAAACCATAAAAAACATCATGCTTAATCTAAAAAATGTTCCAATTATTTTTATGGAAGTTATTCCCGAAGTTGTATCAAAAGTTTCCAAACTTTACAGTAAAGCTGTTTTTCTGTATTCAACTTCAAGCCACGAAGGTGTTTTGCAAGGTAAAATTCTTGTAGATAAATGGAATACTGATAAGAAATTTTTAGACAAGAATAATGATAATATTTTGCAATACATTTTGCTAAAAGGTGAAGCTAATAACCCATATGCTATTGAAAGAACAAATGATGTTATTTCAACAATTAATGGAGCCGGGATACAAACAGAACAGCTTGCTCTAGTAAATGCCAATTGGTTTAGAGAATTAGCTAAAACTTCAGTTGATAATCTATTTCTCAAATATGATGGTAGAATTGAAGCAATAATTGCTAATAATGATGCAATGGCTTTAGGCGCTATTGAAGCACTACAAAAATATGGATATAACAAAGGGAACAAAAATAAGAATATAGCCGTTGTTGGAATTGATGGTCTGGAAGAAGCCAAAAATTTAATAGACAAAGGATTAATGACTGGCACCCTTATTCAAGATACGAAAATGGTAGCTGAAGCCTTTTATAATATTGGAATGAATTTAATTAACAATGAACCCCCTATAGCAAATACACCTTACAAACTAGATAATGGAGTAATTACGATTCCAGAGTCTTATAAGCCATATACAGGTCCAGTTATTAGCTCATAAACAGTCTAAAGAATTTAAAAATAGCGAGTATACTTTATAAGTAGACTCACTATTTTCTTAACTTAAATACGTTGCCTAAACAGCATTCTACGAACTACTATATATAAAACTTACCATTAGATTTAAAATTCATTTTTTCCTATCTCTTTTGCTTATAGCAACCAAAGCACATGCAATAGCAGCACCTACTGCAATTAAAATAGAATTACTCATTAAAATACTCCTTCAAACTCCTATTTATAATTGACTATAACATATTTAAAAATATATCACGATTTACTCATCGAAATCAATGTTTTCATTAATCGCTGATTAAATTATAAATCGAATGTCATTATTTCTCTTTCATAAATATTATATAAATCTTAAGATAACATTCTTTAATTTATTCATATCAAATGGTTTAGAAATATAGTCATCCATTCCAACCTCGATACATCTTTCTCTATCTCCATTCATAGAATAAGCTGTCATAGCTATTATATTAACATGTTCCTTTGTCTTTATTTCTTTTTCTCTAATTATTCTAGTGGTATCATATCCATTTAATTCTGGCATTTGAATATCCATGAGTATTAAATCAAATGTATTTTCTTTTAGCTTTTCTAACGCCTGCTTCCCATCATATACATACTCATATTCATATCCCAATCTATTTAGCATTTCACAAGTTATCTTAATATTTATTTCGTTATCCTCAACTAATAATATCCTTTTATTTTTGCTTGAGACTATCTCATCATCTCCTGCATTTAAATTATCATTATTTATATTTTCTGCATAATTCACTAAAAATTCTGCTGTAAAATAAAAGGTGCTTCCTTTATTTTCAATACTTTCAAACCATATGTCCCCATTCATTAGCTTTGCAATATCTTTTGAAATAGCAAGTCCTAGCCCCGTTCCATCATATTTTTTAGTGTAAGTCATATCTTGTTGGATAAATTTTTTAAAGATATCATTTTTAAATTCTTCTTTAATCCCAATACCTGTATCCTTCACTGAAAATTCTAATGTTAGCTTATTATTTGTAGTATTTAATTTCCTTACCTTAAACATTATTTGACCCATTTCAGTGAATTTAATAGCATTATTAATAATATTTATAAGTACTTGATTTAATCTAATTTCATCTCCTATTAAATCAAAGTTTATATATGGATCAATATAGTAAAATACTTCTAAGTTTTTTTTACTGCATGCTATAGATAACTCTTTAGTAATCCTATCTAGAGTTTTTTTCATATTAAACGGCTTTAATATAAGTTCAAATTTCCCTGACTCTATTTTAGAAATATCTAAAATGGTATTTAATATTCCTAGTAACAATCTTGATGAATTACTGAGCATGTCTAAATATTCTTTTTGATTATTATTAAGTTCAGTTACCTTCAATAAGTCTATAATTCCTATTATTCCATTCATAGGAGTTCTTATTTCATGGCTAATATTTGCAAGAAATTCACTTTTAGCTTTGTTTGCTTTATCCGCTTCTTCCTTTGCTTTTTCTAATTCCTGATAATTACTTCTTAGCTCTTCTTCTATTGCTATAAGTTCTTCATATAGAGCTGATATCTCTTCATATTTATCTCTTAACTCTTTTTCCACCTTTTTATTTTCTGTTATATCTCTAGTGATATTAGATGCTCCAATTAAATTTCCTTCAAAGTCGTAAATAGGTGAAACTGTTATTGAAACATCAATTAACTGACCATTTTTCTTTCTTCTCTTAGATTCGAATCCCCTAACTCTTTCTCCATTTTTTATCTTTTTAATTATTTCATAAAAATCATTAATTTTCTCATCAGGAATTATGATAGATATGTGCTTTCCAATCACCTCTTCTTTTTTGTATCCATAAATATTTTCAGCACCTATATTCCAACTTGTTATAATTCCATCTAAAGTTTTTCCTATAATTGCATCCTCAGTATTTTCAACTAAAGAAGCTAATCCCCTAATTTCTGCTTCACTTTTCATTCGGTTTGATATATCTCTTATTATACTTAAAACAAATCTATCATTACTAATTTCTATTCCTATTGATTTGACTTCTACTGGAAAACTAGTACCATCACTTTTAAAGTGAATAGTTTCAAACTCAACATCACCCGATTTAGCTTTTTCAAACTGCATGATTGCAAGTTCGATTCTTTCTCTATTTCTTAATTCAAATATATTCTTAGAAAGTAGTTCTGCTTCAGTATAGCCATAAGTATCCACTGCCTTTCTATTAACTTCCAATATATTACCTTGACTTGAAAACAAAATTATTATGTCATTAGCATTACGTATAGCAGCTTCATATATTTGCAAATAATTATACTTTTTTTTATTAATATTTTCATTGGTTTCACTACTCATCTATCACCCCTCCTTAAATTCCGTAAATTAAATAACAAACGAATAAGATAGCATAAAATATAATTGTCGTTAGTATAGCATAAGCAGGCCTAATAGTTCATTTAATCATTTTTTAGCATTTTCTCAAGTTCCTCTTCACAAACTGGTTTACTGAAATAATATCCCTGAATTATATTACATCCTAAATTCATTAATTCATTAAGTTGCTCTTTAACTTCAACCCCTTCTGCTATAACCTTATACTTTAAACTTTTCGATAAGCTCAAAATACACTCTATTACTGCTCTGTTCTTATCATTCCCAATATTATCGATAAAAGATTTATCTATTTTCAAAGTATTTATAGGTAGGATTGTTAAATAACTTAGAGATGAATATCCAGTTCCAAAGTCATCAATTGAAATATTTATACCTTTTTTTATTAGTTCATGTAAATCAGCAATTTTCTCATCATCTAATTCAATTAAAGTACTTTCGGTTATTTCTATTTCAATTAAACTTAGAGGAATTTTGTTTTCTTCACAAGTTTTTATTATTTTGTCTTTAAAATCTCTTTCTTTTATTTGAACAGGTGAAACATTTATACAAATATTATTAAATTCATATTTCCTCTCCTTAAGCTCTCTAATTTTACGGCATGCTTTCTCAAATACCCAATCTCCTATATCTACAATTATTCCAATCCTTTCAGCTATTGGTATAAATTCAGCTGGAGATACAAAACCGAGCTTTTTACTATTCCATCTCAATAACGCTTCAAATGCAACTACCTTATTATCTAATGCATCAATTTGCGGTTGATACACAATGGAAAATTCATTTTTCTTAATTGCTTCTTTTAATTCATTTTCAATTATTATTCTTCTTGTATATAACCTACTTAGAGCTTGTTCGAAAAAGGTGTATGTGTTTTTTCCATCTGCTTTAGACTTATACATTGCTAGATCTGCAAATTTTAGTAGATCATTCATATTATTGCTGTCTCTTGGGAAAATTGATATTCCCATGCTTGTTGTAATATACAGATGGTTTTCATTAAGTTCGAATGGATTCTTGCAATATTTTAAAATTGTATTACACATATCTTTTACTTTTTCTATAGAATTAACTTTTTCTATAATTACAATAAACTCATCACCGCCGACTCTGTACAACTTCCCATAGTCCTTTATACACACATGTAATAATTGTGAGAATACTTTTAACATAAGATCACCATAGTCGTGTCCTAAGGTATCATTAATCGATTTAAAATTATCTAGGTCTATGAAAATTATGGCTCCTTCCTGACTCAGTTGAATATTTTTATCTAAGATATTTTTTATATCCATTAGAAACATATCCCTATTTGGAAGGTTTGTAAGAGAATCATGATACAAATTATCTGCAATTCCTTTTTCTCTTTCCTTTTCTTCAGTTATATCATTTACCAATCCAAATATACGAGTTACACCTTCATCTTTCTCTTTTATGCCATTTCCTTTAAACAATACCCACTTCAATTTATTATCTTTAGTAATAATTCTAAACTCGCTCACATATAAGGTCACTTTATCTGCAACAAAAAAATTTAAATCAGTCAATGCATCCTCTCTATCTTTACTTATAGCTACTTTTTCAATACAATCAATTAAACTGCTAAAATCTTTTGAGTTATAACCAGTAATTTCTTCCCATGCATCAGAAATAAAGAAACTGTCCTCCTTTATATTCCATTCCCAAACTGCTATATTAGCTTCATCTATTGCTTGTTTATATTTTTTTAATATTTCTTCATAATCCAAATCACTTTTTTCTATCTCCATAACAGATTTCTTTGCTCTCCTTAAAAATAAGTTCATTTGATTATCTTTCATGATTATAACCTTCTTTATGGTTGTTCAATTCTTTCATATACTCTACTATCAGATCATCTAAATGCTGGCTTATAGTTAATCCATTATCTATATCTACGTTTCCATCAAGTGTGCAGCAAACTTCATTCAAAATTTCTCTTACAGCACTTATATTTTGATTTAACTCTGATAATTTGATTGTTTTTTCTTTAATATTCGTTGAATCAAATTCATACATACTTTCTTGATTTACAA encodes the following:
- a CDS encoding histidine kinase dimerization/phospho-acceptor domain-containing protein, with the translated sequence MSELITTAVHDFKKSLSVIRGLVQLGMIASDKVRIDNYLSRIITQSDEMNDMIIEL
- a CDS encoding ferritin-like domain-containing protein; translation: MSLIGLTKGTDLEEKINEMWKAEAIGAATYQAFAIVAQEKGLPELADELKKISADEARHGGLYASLNGHTNENLRDALSSMSIGEISAGEKIKELSNILDKLGLKEAAQAVHTAGEDECRHGEILKELIEKYL
- a CDS encoding galactose ABC transporter substrate-binding protein, translated to MNLLKKSKLIIIVILLLSNIIPYNTYALQNTTAQPQLKVAVFINNFEDLFLYEVKKNLEDIQIENAGKVEFTFFDAKENQSIQNESIENALNEDFNLFVIRPVSKSLNDIEGTFNKIQQKNIPLIILYEKTPPIVNLLRPYRNRSIILNTDLAQSGILEGKILANAWNANKDALDKNKDNIMQYILIKGPSDSNITALRNKYSIQAINESGIKTQEISSVTCDFLEECARTSVASLFLNYSNKIEAIIANSDSMAIGAVKGLQKYGYNKGDSSKYIPVVGVDALPEAQELIAKGFMTGTVKQDPREHANAIYSIGMNLVSGAPPLSGTNYKFDETGVAIELPYSEYVK
- a CDS encoding galactose ABC transporter substrate-binding protein, which gives rise to MKTFQKIIVFIQIVLIIFILINISQVNTFASSSLNVSNSKVANVAVLLYSFDDPYMLEIKKSLENIENQNKDKVHFTFYDGKNNMAVQNETIDSLRKSSIDLFILKLADTKEETIKNIMLNLKNVPIIFMEVIPEVVSKVSKLYSKAVFLYSTSSHEGVLQGKILVDKWNTDKKFLDKNNDNILQYILLKGEANNPYAIERTNDVISTINGAGIQTEQLALVNANWFRELAKTSVDNLFLKYDGRIEAIIANNDAMALGAIEALQKYGYNKGNKNKNIAVVGIDGLEEAKNLIDKGLMTGTLIQDTKMVAEAFYNIGMNLINNEPPIANTPYKLDNGVITIPESYKPYTGPVISS
- a CDS encoding PAS domain S-box protein; the encoded protein is MSSETNENINKKKYNYLQIYEAAIRNANDIIILFSSQGNILEVNRKAVDTYGYTEAELLSKNIFELRNRERIELAIMQFEKAKSGDVEFETIHFKSDGTSFPVEVKSIGIEISNDRFVLSIIRDISNRMKSEAEIRGLASLVENTEDAIIGKTLDGIITSWNIGAENIYGYKKEEVIGKHISIIIPDEKINDFYEIIKKIKNGERVRGFESKRRKKNGQLIDVSITVSPIYDFEGNLIGASNITRDITENKKVEKELRDKYEEISALYEELIAIEEELRSNYQELEKAKEEADKANKAKSEFLANISHEIRTPMNGIIGIIDLLKVTELNNNQKEYLDMLSNSSRLLLGILNTILDISKIESGKFELILKPFNMKKTLDRITKELSIACSKKNLEVFYYIDPYINFDLIGDEIRLNQVLINIINNAIKFTEMGQIMFKVRKLNTTNNKLTLEFSVKDTGIGIKEEFKNDIFKKFIQQDMTYTKKYDGTGLGLAISKDIAKLMNGDIWFESIENKGSTFYFTAEFLVNYAENINNDNLNAGDDEIVSSKNKRILLVEDNEINIKITCEMLNRLGYEYEYVYDGKQALEKLKENTFDLILMDIQMPELNGYDTTRIIREKEIKTKEHVNIIAMTAYSMNGDRERCIEVGMDDYISKPFDMNKLKNVILRFI
- a CDS encoding EAL domain-containing protein, translated to MKDNQMNLFLRRAKKSVMEIEKSDLDYEEILKKYKQAIDEANIAVWEWNIKEDSFFISDAWEEITGYNSKDFSSLIDCIEKVAISKDREDALTDLNFFVADKVTLYVSEFRIITKDNKLKWVLFKGNGIKEKDEGVTRIFGLVNDITEEKEREKGIADNLYHDSLTNLPNRDMFLMDIKNILDKNIQLSQEGAIIFIDLDNFKSINDTLGHDYGDLMLKVFSQLLHVCIKDYGKLYRVGGDEFIVIIEKVNSIEKVKDMCNTILKYCKNPFELNENHLYITTSMGISIFPRDSNNMNDLLKFADLAMYKSKADGKNTYTFFEQALSRLYTRRIIIENELKEAIKKNEFSIVYQPQIDALDNKVVAFEALLRWNSKKLGFVSPAEFIPIAERIGIIVDIGDWVFEKACRKIRELKERKYEFNNICINVSPVQIKERDFKDKIIKTCEENKIPLSLIEIEITESTLIELDDEKIADLHELIKKGINISIDDFGTGYSSLSYLTILPINTLKIDKSFIDNIGNDKNRAVIECILSLSKSLKYKVIAEGVEVKEQLNELMNLGCNIIQGYYFSKPVCEEELEKMLKND